The genomic segment TGCGTACAGAACGGCGAGGCTGATCATGACGATCGCCAGACACAGCGCCGCGTGTACGGCCTTCTTGGCGAAGACCAGCCCAAGGGCGGCGATCACCATGATTGGAGCGAGAAGCCAGAACGTGGTCACTCGGCATCCCCTCCGGCACTCGACTCAACGGGGAAGATCGGCAGCGACTTGCCGCGGTAGTAGTCGTGGTGGTCGTCGCTGATCAACATCTCGTGCGGAGCCTCGACCATGCCCGGCAGCAACGGCGCCAGCAGGTCGTTCTTCTCGTAGATCAGGTCCGCGCGGTTGTTGTCGGCGAGTTCGTACTCATTGGTCATCGTCAGCGCACGCGTCGGGCATGCCTCGATGCAGAGTCCGCAGAGAATGCAGCGCAGGTAGTTGATTTGGTAGACGCGGCCATAGCGTTCGCCGGGGCTGTAGCGGCCGCCTTCTTCGTTCGACGCGCCTTCGACGTAGATCGCGTCGGCCGGGCAGGCCCAGGCGCACAGTTCGCAGCCAATGCACTTCTCGAGGCCGTCGGGCCAGCGGTTGAGCTGGTGGCGGCCGTGGAAGCGCGGAGCGGTCGGGATCTTCTCGAACGGGTACTGCTCGGTCACCGGCTTACGGAACATCGTCCGGAACGTCACGCCGAAGCCGGCGATCGGGTCCCACAGGACCTCGCGCGCCTCTTCGAAGATGCCCTTCTTGTCGTCAGACATTTCGGTCCTTCTTCGGCATCGGGGGAACGGGGTAGCCGCCGGCAAAGGCGTCGAACTCGGGTTCAGGTTCGGGCTCAGGTTGCTTCTTGGTGGGCCAGAACGACGACAGCAGGAGCAGCACGCCCAAACCGACGGAGATCCAGATCAACGTCTGCCGGTCGAGCATTCCCTCGCGGTCGAGCTTGTGAATCACGCCGACAGCGACGATCCACGCGAGCGACACGGGGATGAGGACCTTCCAGCCAAAGTCCATGAACTGGTCGTAGCGCATACGGGGCAGCGTGCCGCGCAGCCATACGAAGAAGAAGATGAAGCCGAGAGTCTTGAGGAAGAACCACAGCACGGGCCAGTAGCCGGAGTTGGCGCCTTCCCAGATCTGCGGAAGTCCGAACGGTGCGCGCCAACCGCCGAGGAACAGTGTCGTAGCCAGCGCCGAGACGGTGACCATGTTGACGTACTCGGCGAGGAAGAACAGCGCGAACTTCAGCGACGAGTACTCAGTGTGGAATCCGCCGACGAGCTCGCCCTCAGCCTCGGGGAGGTCGAACGGTGCGCGGTTGGTCTCGCCGACCATCGCGATCACGTAGATGACGAAAGACGGGAACAGAGGCAGAAAGTACCAAGTGTCGGCCTGAGCGGCGACGATCTCCGAGGTCGACATCGATCCGGCAAAGATGAAGACCGGTACGAACGCCAGACCCATCGCGACCTCGTACGAGATCATCTGCGCGCTCGAGCGCATACCGCCGAGCAGCGCGTAGATCGAGCCGGACGCCCAGCCTGCGAGCACGATGCCGTAGATGCCGATCGAGGTGACAGCAAGGATGTAGAGCACGGCGACCGGGAAGTCGGTCAGCTGAAGGGGCGTCACCGTGTCGGTAAACGGGATCTTGACCTCAGGTCCGAACGGGATGACGGACCAAGCCATGAACGCCGGGATCGTGGCGATGATCGGCGCCGCGATGTAGACGACCTTGTCGGCCGCCTTGACGACCAGGTCTTCCTTGAACGCCAGCTTCACGCCGTCGGCCAAGCTCTGCAGCAAACCAAACGGACCATTCACGTTGGGGCCGATGCGGTGCTGCATCCGAGCCACCACGCGGCGCTCGAACCAGATGTTGAACAGCGTGTAGAGCATCAGGAACACGAAGACGATGAGCGCCTTGAGAGCGATCACCCAGAAGGGTTCGTGACCGAACAACTCGCTCATTTGGCACCGCCCCTCAGGTCAACGTGATCGCCGAAGCCGGCACCGAGCTCAGCGCGCAGACTGACACCGCTGTTGGCGGGCACCCACACAACGCCGTCAGGCAAATCTGCGACCTCGGCGATGAACGTCGCCTTGCCCGCATCAGTCGAGATGGTGGCCTTCTTGCCAGGATCTGCGTCGAACGCACCCAGCGTCGCTGCGCTAGCGCGAAGGACCGCCGGGCGTGCTGTCGCTTTGTAGAGGTCCTGTCCGTCCTGGCCACGCCCGTCGTCGATCAGCTGGCGCCACGTATCCAGCACGACCTTGCGCTTCGGGCCCGACTTCGCGCCCGCGGCACGCTTCGGCGTTTCGGCGCGGGCACCGTCCCACGGTCCGAGCTCCGTCATGGCTGCCCGGGCATCGGCGATCGTACGGAAGCCAAGCGGCGAGCCCATCTCCTCGGCGATGCCGGCGAGGACACGCACATCAGAGAGCGAGTGCTGGTCCTTGATGACCGCATCGAACGTACGTACGCGGCCCTCCCAGTTGACGAACATGCCGGGCTTCTCCACGACGGGAGCAATCGGCAACACGACATCGGCAACCTTGGTCACGTCGCTCTCGCGGACTTCGAGACTGACGATGAAGCTTGCGGCTTTGAGGGCTGCACGCGCGGCCGCGGGATCAGGCAGGTCGTCGATCTCGACTCCGCCAATGACCAGTGCCTTCAGGGACCCACCAGTGACGGCTTCGAGAATCGCTGACGTGTCGCGGCCCTTCTTGGCGGCGATCGTCTTGGCGCCCCAGGCAGCGGCCAGATCGGCCCTGGCCTCGGCATCGTCGAGCGGGCGACCGCCGGGCAACAGCGTCGGCAGGCAGCCCGTCTCGAGAGCGCCACGCTCCCCCGCACGACGCGGGATCCAGGCAATGCGGGCCTTCGACTTGGACGCGAGGGCCGCGGCAGCACTGAAGCCACCCTGCACCGAAGCGAGGCGTTCGCCGACGAGGATTACGGCGTTCTTGCCGAGCTCAAGCTCCGCGAGGGCAGCGGCTTCTTGGCCGGGCGCCGTACGAATCAGCTCGCCAGCCATCTTGGTCAGACCGCGCGTCGTGTGGCTCGCGATTGCAACAACCTTGACGCCCTTGCGCGATGCCTTGCGGAGGCGCAGGAACACCGCGCCGGCTTCGTCTTCGGGCTCGAAGCCCACGAGCACGACCGTCGACGCCGTCTCGAGCGACGCAAACGTGACATCCAGCGAGGTCGCAACGACATGCGAGGCCAGGAACTCGGCCTCTTCGGCTGAGTGGGCACGAGCGCGGAAGTCGATGTCATTGGTCTTGAGGACCGTACGAGCGAACTTGCTGTAGGCGAACGCATCTTCAGCAGTCAGGCGACCGCCGGGCAGGACGCCGACTTTGCCGTCTGCCTTGTCGAGACCGCGAGCGGCGATGGCCAGCGCAGCGGGCCAGGAGGCGGGCTCGAGCTTGCCCTTGTCATTGCGTACGAGCGGGGTCGCGATGCGATCGCCCTGTGCTGCCGACGTGAAGGCAAAGCGGTCCTTGTCGGTGATCCACTCTTCGTTGACCTCGGGATCGTCACCGGCCAGACGACGCATGACCTTGCCGCGGCGGTGGTCGACACGAATCGCCGAGCCACAGGCGTCATGCTCAGCGATCGAGGGCGTCGACACGAGGTCGAACGGACGGGAGCGGAAGCGGTAATCGGCGCTGGTCAGGGCACCAACCGGGCAGATCTGGATCGTGTTGCCAGAGAAGTACGAGTGGAACGGCTCTTCGTCGTAGATGCCGACCTGCTGCTGCGGGCCGCGCTCGAGCAGCTCGATGAACGGGTCACCGGCGATCTGCTCGGAGAAGCGCGTGCATCGCGCGCACAGTACGCAGCGCTCACGGTCGAGCAGCACCTGCTCGGACACGTTCATCGGCTTCGGGAACGTCCGCTTGGTCTCAGTGAACCGCGACTCGCTCTGACCGTGGCTCATGGCCTGGTTCTGCAGCGGGCACTCGCCACCCTTGTCGCAGACCGGGCAGTCGAGCGGGTGGTTGATGAGCAGGAACTCCATGTTGCCGCGCTGCGCCTTTTCGGCGATCTCGGACGTGACCTGGGTCTTGACGACCATGCCGGCCGCGACCTCGATCGTGCAGGAAGCTTGCGGTTTGGGAAATCCGCGCCCGTTGCCAGCGTCGGTGATGTCAACGAGGCACTGACGGCACGCGCCGACCGGCTCGAGGAGCGGGTGATCGCAGAAGCGCGGGATCTCAGTGCCGACCAGCTCGGCGGCGCGGATCACGAGCGTGCCCTTGGGAACGCTGACCTCGACGTCGTCGATCGTCAGCGTGATGAGCTCGGTATCGCGCGAGGCTTCAATCGTCATTTGGCCGCCACCTCCTGCGGGAAGAGGGTCGACGCGGCCGGCGGGAAGGTCCAGCTCGAGGGCGTGTGCATTCCGGCTTCGAACTCCTTGCGGAAGTACTTGATCGCCGAGGTGATGGGGCTCGTCGCTCCATCACCGAGGGCGCAGAACGAGCGGCCGAGGATGTTGTCGCACAGGTCGAGCAGCAGCTCGATGTCGCCGTGACGACCCTCGCCTGCGTCGAGACGCTGCAGGGTCTGGACGAGCCACCAGGTGCCTTCACGACACGGGGTGCACTTGCCGCACGACTCGTGCTTGTAGAACTCAGTCCACCGCAGTACGCACCGTACGACCGAGGTCGTCTGGTCGAAGATCTGCAGTGCCTTGGTGCCGAGCATCGATCCGGCCTCGCCAACACCTTCGTAGTCGAGGGGTACGTCGAGGTGCTCTGCCGTGAGGATCGGCGTCGACGATCCTCCGGGAGTCCAGAACTTCAGCTCGCTGCCTTCACGCATGCCGCCACCGAGCTCGAGGAGTTGACGCAGGGTGATGCCGAGCGGCGCTTCGTACTGGCCGGGGCTCTTCACATGGCCCGAGAGCGAGTAGATCGTGAAGCCCTTGGACTTCTCGGTGCCCATCGAGCCGAACCACTCGATGCCACCGCGAACAATCGCGGGGACCGAGGCGATCGACTCAACGTTGTTGATCACGGTCGGGCTCGCGTAGAGGCCCTCGACGGCGGGGAACGGAGGACGCAGACGCGGTTGACCGCGGCGTCCCTCGAGCGAGTCGAGCAGCGCCGTCTCCTCGCCGCAGATGTAGGCGCCAGCGCCAGCATGAATCACAAGGTCGATGTTGAGGCCAGAGCCGAGGATGTTCTCGCCGAGGTAGCCGGCTTCGTATGCCTCTCGGGCAGCCGCGCGCAATCGGCGTACGACGTGCAGCACCTCACCGCGAACGTAGATGAACGCCTTCTCAGCGCGAATCGCGTGGGCGGCAATGATGACGCCCTCGATCAGCACGTGCGGCGAGGCCATCATCAGCGGGATGTCCTTGCAGGTGCCCGGCTCAGACTCGTCGGCGTTGACGACGAGGTACTTGGGCTTGGGGTTGTCCTGCGGGATGAAGCTCCACTTCATACCGGTCGGGAAGCCAGCGCCTCCACGGCCGCGAAGGCCGGAGTCCTTGACCAGCGTGATCAGGTCGTCGGGCTTCATCGTCAGCGCCTTGCGGAGCGCGTCGTAGCCGCCGGTTTGCTCGTATGCCTCGCGGGTCCAGGCGCGGTCGTTGCCCCAGTCGGCGGTGAGAACGGGCGTGAGCATGTCAGTCACTTCGTGCCCTCCTCGTCGTCCGCAGCCTTCGCGCCCTTGACGCTCGGAGCCGCCCAGCCACGTTCGTTGGCGATGTTGAGGCCGACCAGCGACGGTCCGGCAGCGGCCGGTCCCTCGTCGACGAGCCCGTCTTCGTAGCCGGCGAGTACGCGCTCGGCCTCGCGCCAGGACGTGATCGTGGCACCGCGGGTGGCCTGAACCTTCTCGCCTGCCCGCAGCTTGTCGACCAGCTCGACAGCCGACTCCGGAGTCTGGTTGTCGAAGAACTCCCAGTTGACCGTCATGACGGGTGCGAAGTCGCAGGCGGCGTTGCACTCGATGTGCTCGAGGGTGACCTTGCCGTCCTCAGTCGTCTCGTCATTGCCGACGTCAAGGTGGCCCTTGAGTCGCTCGAAGATCGCGTCGCCGCCCATCACGGCACAGAGCGTGTTGGTGCAGACACCCACGTGGTGCTCACCCATGGGGCGACGCTTGTACATCGTGTAGAACGTCGCGACGCCGGACACCTCGGCTGCGGTGATGCCGAGGATCTCGGCGCACAGCTCGATGCCCTCATTGGTGACGTGGCCTTCGACGGACTGGATCAGATGCAGCATCGGCAGCAGCGCGCTGCGGGCCTGCGGATAACGCGAAGCAAGCTCGTTGAGCTCGGCGATGCTCGCCTTCTTGAGACTCATCGGTCCACGCCTCCCATGACTGGGTCGATACTCGCGATCGCGACGATGACGTCGGAGATCATGCCGCCCTCACTCATGACCGAGGTGCCTTGCAGATTGACGAACGACGGATCGCGGAAGTGCGCCCGGTAGGGACGCGTGCCGCCGTCGGACACGAGGTGGCAGCTGATCTCGCCGCGAGGCGACTCGATGCTGGCGTACGCCTGACCGACCGGAACCCGGAAGCCTTCAGTGACGATCTTGAAGTGGTGGATGAGCGCTTCCATCGACTCGCCCATGATGTGCTTGATGTGCTCGGCGGAGTTGCCCTGTCCATCGGCACCAACGCTGAGCTGCGAGGGCCAGGCGATCTTCTTGTCGGCGACCATGACCGGCTCGCCATCCATGGCAGCGATGCGCTCCGTTGCCTGCTCGACGATCTTGAGCGACTCCCACATCTCGTCGAGACGCACCCGGAAACGTCCGTACGCGTCGGGCTCGTCGCGGGTGACGACTTCGAAGTCGTACGTGTCGTAGCCCCAGTAGGGCTGCTTCTTGCGGAGGTCCCAGTCGTAGCCCGTTGAACGGAGCACCGGACCGGTGAGCCCGAGCGCAAGGCAGCCGGCGAGCTCGAGGTGTCCGACACCCTTGAGACGGCCCTTGAAGATCGGGTTGGCGTTGCAGAGTGCTGCGTACTCCGGCAGGCGCTTCTTGAGCAGGCGGACCGTCGCGCGGATCTTCTCGATCGCACCGTCAGGCAGGTCGAGAGCAACACCACCGGGACGGAAGTACGCGTGGTTCATACGCAGGCCGGTGATCATCTCGAACAGGTTGAGGATCTCTTCGCGGTCACGGAAGCCGATCGTCATGACCGTCAGCGCGCCGATCTCCATGCCGCCAGTGGCGAGGCATACGAGGTGGGACGAGATGCGGTTGAGCTCAAGCAGGAGAACGCGGATGGCCTGCGCCTTCTCGGGCGCTTCGATGCCGAGGAGCTTCTCGACGGCCATGACGTACGCGGCTTCGTTGGAGAACGGTGCGACGTAGTCCATCCGGGTGCAGAACGTCACGCCCTGGGTCCAGGTGCGGAACTCCATGTTCTTCTCGATGCCGGTGTGAAGGTAGCCAATGCCGGCGCGGGCATCGCGTACGGTCTCGCCGTCGATCTCGAGCACCAGGCGGAGCACGCCGTGCGTCGACGGGTGCTGCGGGCCCATGTTGATGACGAGGTGGTCGCCTTCGACGGCTGAGCCGTCGATCGTGTCCCAGTCCTGGCCGGTGACGGTGAAGACCGGACCGTCGCTGGACTCGGTCGTGCCCGCGTACGGATCTGTCGTGGCAGTCATGAGTAGCTCCTGCGCTGGTCGGGCGCCGGGATGGTTCCGCCCTTGAACTCGACCGGAATGCCGCCCAACGGATAGTCCTTCCGCTGCGGGTGGCCGGGCCAGTCGTCCGGCATCATGATGCGGGTCAGCGCCGGGTGCCCGTCGAAGATGATGCCGAAGAAGTCGTACGTCTCGCGCTCGTGCCAGTCAGCCGTCGGGTAGATGCTGACAACGCTCGGGACATGGGGATCGGAGTCGGGCGCCACAACCTCGACGCGAATGCGGCGGTTGTGCGTCATCGACAGCAGGTGGATGACGACGTGCAGCTCACGGTCGGTCTCATGCGGGAAGTGAACGCCTGAGATCGAGGAGCAGAACTCAAAGCGCAGTTCGGGGTCGTTGCGCAGGTGCGTCACCGACTCGAGCAGCGCGTGCCGCCGAATGAAGAAGGTGATCTCGCCGTTGTGGACGACGACCTTCTCGATCGCGTCGGGAAGGGTCAGTGTCGCGAGCTGATCGGCGACCTCGTCGTACCAACCGCCATAGGGCTTCTGCGCTGCGCCGGGCATGATGACCGGCTGCGTGAGTCCACCGAAGCCGCTGGTGTCGCCAGTGCCGTGCGCACCGAAGGCGCCCTCACGGACGTTGATGACCTCGAGTTCACGTGCGTCTGAGGGGACGACCTCGTCCTTCTTTTCGGCCATCAGCGCATCAGGCCCTTCATCGCCGACGTGGGCGTGGCGAGGAGGGCAACCTTCTCATCGGCCTTGATCTCGTTGAGGCGGTTGGAGCCGAGCTTCTGGTGCTGAATCTGGTCGTGAAGCTTGAGGATCGCGTCAATCAGCATCTCGGGACGCGGCGGGCAGCCCGGGAGGTACATGTCGACGGGCACGACGTGGTCGACGCCCTGAACGATCGCGTAGTTGTTGAACATGCCGCCCGAGCTCGCGCAGACGCCCATCGCGAGGACGTACTTGGGCTCGGCCATCTGGTCGTAGATCTGGCGGAGGACCGGAGCCATCTTGTTGCTGACGCGGCCGGCGACGATCATCAGGTCGGCCTGGCGAGGCGAGGGGCGGAAGACCTCCATGCCAAAGCGGGCGGAGTCGAAGCGCGGAGCGCCGAACGTCATCATCTCGATCGCGCAACAGGCGAGCCCGAACGTCGCGGGCCAGAACGAGGCCTTGCGCATGTAGCCGGCGAGGCCCTCGACAGTCGAGAGAAGCACACCGCTTGGCAGCTTTTCTTCAATTCCCACGTGGTGCTCCCATCAGACCGTTCAGTCCCATTCGAGACCTCCGCGGCGCCAGACATACGCGTACGCGATGAACACCGTGACCATGAAGATGAACATCTCGATCAGTCCGAACCAGCCGAGCGAGTCAAAGGCGACCGCGAACGGATAGAGGAAAATGATCTCGATGTCGAAGACGATGAACAGCATCGCGATGATGAAGTAGCGGACCGAAATCTTGCCGCCGCCCTCAGGCAGCGGGCTCGGCTGAATACCGGATTCGTAGCGGTCAAGCTTGGCGCGGTTGTAGCGCTTGGGCCCGGTGATCGGTGCGATGAGAATGCTGAAGACTGCGAATCCGGCAGCCAACGCGCCCAGCACGAGGATCGGCGTATAAACCGTCACGACACCTCCCGGGCCAAACCGACATGATCGATGGATCGTGCGCTTGTGAATTGCTTCACAACGTGATCGCGGTCTCACCATACGCCCGGCAGATGCCGTATGTAACTTAGGTCACACTAAGTTTTGACACGACGAATTCCCCATCCCTTTGACCTCGCGCGTTTCACGCGGTGCGGGTAGTTTCTTGACCGAGGGACGGGGGTCCAACCATGACCGAGCCGCATAGCCATCGGGGCGAGCCGCGAGACGAAGAGGTCGAGGCAGAACGTGAGCCGCACACGCCGGCTCACGTTGCCGTCGTTGAAGAGGCCGAAGAACAACCTGTCTGATCAGCGCAGGATTGATCCCTTGGGCAGGTAGTTCGGTACGCCACGCTCGCCGACTTCAACATCGAGGATGACGTGGTGTGCACGATCGCCGCTGATCGGTGATTGGTTGGCAACCAGCACCCGCGTTCCCAGGAACGTCGCGTTGGATGGCCCGTCGAACGGCACAGACGAACCGTTGTCACCGAGCAATGGGAACTTCGGGAATCGCTCAAGTTCCTTGCCAGTCTGTGACAGGACCACGAGTTGGTTCATTGGTCCGACGCCCGCAATGTAGATCTTCCCCGAAAGCCCGATCCCGAAACCGTCCGGGAGTTCGGTGGGGCGCGACGTCCACATGGTCGTGAGCTTGCCCGGCTTGCCACTCTTGCTGACCGGAAGCCCGTACAGGCGGCCCGACGGGGCATTCGCCAGCAGGTTCCCCACGGTTTGCTGGGCGATCAGGAACGACTTGCTGCTGGCTTGATAGACCAGTCCCGTTGTTCCGAACTCGAGGACGCTGTCCAACGCATTCGAGCTGAACCAGACCTTTGGCGTGCCGCCCTTGGCCGGGATACGCCAGATCACAGCTTGTCCGTAGTCGGTGATGTAGAGCGCTCCATCGGGACCCCACGCTGCATAGTTCGGAATCGCCTTGGCGTCGCTCGAGTTGGGCGAGCACGGGGTGACCTTGGTCGAGCACAGTGGCAGGTCGGGCAGCGTTGCCTGGCGCTTGAAGCGACCCGTCTTCAGGTCAAGGGTCAGTACGGCAGACGTCGACTTTTCCAGGAGCACCAGGCGGCCTCGAGCATCCTGGTTGGCAACCTGGATGCCGGGAGAATGCTCCAGATCCTGGCCGGGCACGGTCCACGACCGCAGCAAGGTGCCGCCCTTGGTCCACTCGAAAACTCGGGACGCCTTCGTGATGCCAGCGTCATACGTGCCGGCGTACACGCGGCCATTCGTGTGAACGAAGACGTAGGCCGGAGTGCCCGGATAGGGCACGTTGGAGAACACCCGGGTGTCCCACTTGTCCCGCGTGGCAGAAGCGGCAACTCCGGGGATCGCCGAGATCAGCGTGAGACCGAGCACGACCGCTGACAGGCCTGCGATCAGGCGCTTCACAGCGCCTCCAGCACTTCAGTCGCGGCTCGCTTGCCGGCGCGGACAGCGCCGTCCATGTAGCCGTTCCAATAGGTCGACGTCTCTGTGCCAGCCCAGTGCACGCGCTTGAACCGCGTATGGATTGCCGGGCCGAATGTGGTCATCGTTCCGGGGCCCATGATCGGGACCGGCCCGCCACCAGTCCAGCGCTCCTTGGTCCAGTCCTGTTCGGTGTATTCAATCGGCTTCAGCGCCTGCGGGCCGAACATCTGGGCGAACCCTTCGAGCACCGCCTTGCGGCGTGCAGCCAGAGAGAGACCTGCGTATTGCTTGTGAACCGACCCGCCAACGAAGGCGAGCAGTACGCCGACCTTCCCGTCCGGTGGGGAGTTGTCGAACACGGCTCGTGTCGCACCGGCATCAGCAAGGCCGGACCCGCTGAGTCCGTCCTTGCGCCAGAACGGCGTCGAGTAGACCGCATCGCACTTCATCAGTTCGCCCATCTCCCACTTCTTGAGCAGGGTGTGGCGGCGCGACGGCAACTGCGGATACCAGTCAATGTTGAGCACCATCGGCGGCGGCATCGCCACAATCACGCGTCGGGCTCGTACGGTTCCGCGCGTCGTACGTACGAACGCCGCGCCGTCGCGCTGGTCGATCCGCGTGACCGCGGCTCCCAAGGCAACTCGGTCGCCGAGCTTCTGCGCCAGGCGCAGCGGGATCAGCTGAGAGCCACCAACGAACCGGCTCTCCTGAGCTCCACCCTTGGTGTCGGAATTCAGCTCGAATGTTCCGGTGGTGCGCTCGTTGCCGGAGCAAGCGATGTAATGGATGACGAACAGCAGCGACAGCTGTGACGGGTCGGAACCGAACCCCGGTTGAGTCCAGGACTTGATGAGGTTCTCGACCGCCGCTGAGTTGAGCGTGTTCTTGTGGATGAACTGGCTCAGGGTCATCGAATCCCACAGGGCAGCCTTGGGGTGCGACCACGGCGCGTCCACGGGCATCTCTGCGGCGTATCCGTTGAGCGTGCTGAGCAGCAGGGCCGCATCGATCAGGATTCCCGGGTCCGGCGGAACGGTTCCGGTGTACAGCGAACGCTTGCCCTTGGAGATGTAGACGTTCTTGCCCTCGATGTACTCCGGGAAGGTCGCGACCTTCAGCTCCTTGGCGAGAGCAAGAATGTGGTCCTGCGTGGGACCGACGAACGCGCCACCGGCTTCGATCACGCCACCGGCGTCAAGCTTGTGATTGAGCAACCGCCCGCCCACGCGCTTGCGGGCTTCAACGACGAGAACAGACCGTCCGGACTTCGCGACCTTCTGCGCGGCCACCAAACCTGACAGGCCTCCG from the Aeromicrobium panaciterrae genome contains:
- a CDS encoding FAD-dependent oxidoreductase, whose amino-acid sequence is MTLDRRTLLKGSLATGLGALGASLLEGPVTAATLQGSLPKKVDVVVVGGGLSGLVAAQKVAKSGRSVLVVEARKRVGGRLLNHKLDAGGVIEAGGAFVGPTQDHILALAKELKVATFPEYIEGKNVYISKGKRSLYTGTVPPDPGILIDAALLLSTLNGYAAEMPVDAPWSHPKAALWDSMTLSQFIHKNTLNSAAVENLIKSWTQPGFGSDPSQLSLLFVIHYIACSGNERTTGTFELNSDTKGGAQESRFVGGSQLIPLRLAQKLGDRVALGAAVTRIDQRDGAAFVRTTRGTVRARRVIVAMPPPMVLNIDWYPQLPSRRHTLLKKWEMGELMKCDAVYSTPFWRKDGLSGSGLADAGATRAVFDNSPPDGKVGVLLAFVGGSVHKQYAGLSLAARRKAVLEGFAQMFGPQALKPIEYTEQDWTKERWTGGGPVPIMGPGTMTTFGPAIHTRFKRVHWAGTETSTYWNGYMDGAVRAGKRAATEVLEAL